The Bacillota bacterium genomic interval GAAGACCCGCACCGCGCTCGTGGCCAGGTCCACTGCCACGTCCGTCCGCCACACGGCTGGCCCCCGCCTCTCGCCCCCCAACGAAGCCCCTTGGGTTCCCTTGGGATCCCCCGCATGGGGCTGCCGGTGTCCCCGGACCTTCCCAATCACTGGAACGGCAGGGCCTGGCATTCCCTTGAGGCGAGGTCAAAGGCCTGCAACCGGCACGGCCGATCCCCGGGCTACCGGGGGCGAAGGGACGATGCGTTTGCTGTGGGACCGGCTGCAGAGCCCCGTGGCGAGCGGACAGGCCCTGCAAGGGCTCTTGCGGTCGAAAGCCCGGGGCGCCGCCGTGACCGGGCCAAATCAGGCAAACGGAGCGCCCGCCAGATGACCGCCGAGCACCGTAAACCTTTCCTCGGCACCAAGGTCACCGGCATACTCCTCCACCGCCGCCGACTCCGGCCCAACGCAGTCCCTTTCTGGTCGGTGTTTGCCCTATCCCGACGCCCCATACGGTGTAAACGGGCCGGCCGGACTACCCGGGCGATGCAGAATGGCGAGATGCGTCGCGTCACGGGTTCAACAGCCGACCGCCGCAGGGGCCTGCGCCGCGCCGACGGCGAAGAGCGGGAAGACGCGGAGGAACCAAAACCGACACCATCAAGAGACCGGAAACCACGGTCAGCCGGCGGCGGTGCCCGTCATTTGCCCAGGCGCTGTTGACGGTTGCCCCTCGGCAGCCCCGCGCTGCAGCGCATCCCACGCGTCGGCCAGGCCGCGAAGCACCTGCAATGCTTCGCCAACCGCCCTGGCATCCTGCCGCACGTTTGCCTCCACCAGGCGCCGGTGTGCAAAGTCGTAGAGCAGGAGGAGCCGTTGGGCTATTTCCCCGCCCTGCTCGAAGTCCAGCGACGCCATCAGCTCAGCCACGATATCCTGCCCCTTGAGCAGGATGGGACGCGCTTCTTCGTGGAGCCCCT includes:
- the fliS gene encoding flagellar export chaperone FliS: SSYRKVQIETAPPHRLVAMLLHGAVTRCEQAQEALEKGLHEEARPILLKGQDIVAELMASLDFEQGGEIAQRLLLLYDFAHRRLVEANVRQDARAVGEALQVLRGLADAWDALQRGAAEGQPSTAPGQMTGTAAG